The DNA sequence CCCGGCTCCACTCCGACTGCGACACATCTGCCCCAGATCCTTCAACCAGTGCGTAGCGCCAGTAATAGATGCCCGGCAGCAAAGCCTCATCCGGTGTAAAAAAATTATAGGGGAGGGGTCCGTAGGCCTTGGTTTCCCCTTGATCAAATTCGGGAGAAGGTGAAATTTCAAGCGTGTAACGGTCATCTTCCAGCTTGGCGGGGATCCAGGTGAACCGCGGCGGATTTTCACTGAGCCTGATTTCTTCACTGGGCTGGTACTGGACTGTCAAATCCCCGCTTAAAGGCTGGTACAACGCATTCGTAATGCTCATGAAAGAGATGCCTCCATCCTCTGTTTTGGTTAGCGCATGAATAATCCGCCATTAATCTCGATCGTCTCTCCCGTCAGGTAGTCCGACAAGGAGGAGGCCAGAAACAGTGCCGTGTCCGCCACATCCTGCGGAGTACCTTCGCGGCCGAGCGGAATTTTCGCTATTGTCGCCTTCCGTCCCTCATCCGAGGTATGCGTGGCATGAAAGGATGTATGCCCGATAAATCCCGGTGACATGCAGTTTACGTTAATTCCCTGAGGAGCAAGCTCCTTGGCCAGCCCCTTGGAATAGGTGATGACGGCGGCCTTGCTCGCCGCGTAGATGGATGCGCCAGGCCCGCCACCGTCATGTGCCGCTACGGAGGTCAGATTAATGATTTTCCCTGCCCCCTTGGCGGTCATGCCCGGAATAACCAGCTTGCTCAAAAATACGCAGGATTTCAGATTCACGTCCATGACGCGCATGTAATGCTCCTCGGTCATTTCGGCATTCGTCACCCGCTGAATCAGGTCGCCGGCATTGTTGACTAAAATATCAATCGTCCCGCCAAGCTGGACCTGAATCTCTTCCACCATCGCCGCCATTTCTTCAATCTTCGTCACATCCGCGTAGAATGCGGCTGCTTTGCCGCCAGCACGGGTGATTGCTGCGGCTGCAGCCTCCGCTTCTTCTTTTCCCTTGCGGTAATGAACGGCAACGGCGGCGCCTGCCGCAGCAAGTGTCTCCGCAATTTGGCGCCCAATGCCTGAGCTTGAACCGGTAACCAACGCGATCTTTCCTTGCAGCTGAATTGTCATCCTACTCTCTCCTCATATATGCAAGTGATGCTGCCGTCGAGCGGCAGTGATATCGTAATCCTCGTTCCCTCCTGAAAGATGCTGTCGATAGACAAACCGTACGTGTCGCCGTACACCATTTGAATGCGGCGATGCACATTCATCAGCCCCAGCCCGCCTTTGTGATACAAAGAATGGGAGTCCGATTCAGCTAACTGATTCAGGCGCAGCTTCTCACGCACCGCGTGCAGCTTTTCTTCCGTCATACCCACTCCGTTATCCTCAACGGCCAGATGAAAGCAGTCTCCTACTACAAATGCATGGATGCCAATCCGGTGATGATCCTGAATCCCGTTTGGAAAAGCATGCTGGAACATATTCTCGATCAGCGGCTGCAGGGTAAGCCGGACCATTTTATGCAGGAGCAAATCCGGCGGAATATTCACATCCAGCTCGAACTGCCTTTGGGTCCGGTATTGAAGAATCGTCATATAATTCAGCACATGCTTCAGCTCATTGACGACCGTAATCTCCGTTAAACTGGTCTGGATGGCGTAGCGCAGCATCGATGCCATCGCCTCGACCATATCCA is a window from the Paenibacillus sp. J23TS9 genome containing:
- a CDS encoding SDR family NAD(P)-dependent oxidoreductase; translation: MTIQLQGKIALVTGSSSGIGRQIAETLAAAGAAVAVHYRKGKEEAEAAAAAITRAGGKAAAFYADVTKIEEMAAMVEEIQVQLGGTIDILVNNAGDLIQRVTNAEMTEEHYMRVMDVNLKSCVFLSKLVIPGMTAKGAGKIINLTSVAAHDGGGPGASIYAASKAAVITYSKGLAKELAPQGINVNCMSPGFIGHTSFHATHTSDEGRKATIAKIPLGREGTPQDVADTALFLASSLSDYLTGETIEINGGLFMR